A stretch of the Gemmatimonadaceae bacterium genome encodes the following:
- a CDS encoding GAF domain-containing protein codes for MTHRFRPDPELHAFAPVVMQRARERGAMITGPWLRGDEPRLARELLVDAIGRCGADEGTVWLLRGAALVPAINTGPHADRLVDLFQQPVSQGIIGMVAVTEQSFCENGIEASAQRDGTLDTLLGVRTAAMLAVPLAFGGAVRGVVSCVLFTREGAPRGFAAEHLERLERDVHTAGRLLDLVLLDGVLGLHGA; via the coding sequence GGTGATGCAGCGTGCGCGGGAGCGCGGCGCGATGATCACCGGGCCGTGGCTGCGCGGCGACGAGCCGCGACTCGCCCGCGAGCTGCTGGTCGATGCGATCGGGCGCTGCGGTGCCGACGAGGGCACGGTCTGGCTGCTGCGCGGTGCCGCCCTGGTGCCTGCGATCAACACCGGCCCGCACGCCGACCGCCTGGTGGACCTGTTCCAGCAGCCCGTGAGCCAGGGCATCATCGGCATGGTCGCCGTCACCGAGCAGTCGTTCTGCGAGAACGGGATCGAGGCCAGTGCACAGCGCGACGGCACGCTCGACACGCTGCTCGGCGTGCGCACCGCGGCGATGCTGGCGGTGCCGCTGGCGTTCGGCGGCGCCGTGCGCGGGGTGGTGTCGTGCGTGCTGTTCACGCGCGAAGGTGCACCGCGCGGCTTCGCGGCGGAGCACCTGGAGCGGCTGGAGCGCGACGTGCACACGGCCGGCCGCCTGCTGGACCTCGTGCTGCTGGACGGCGTGCTGGGGCTGCACGGTGCCTGA